A stretch of Pangasianodon hypophthalmus isolate fPanHyp1 chromosome 9, fPanHyp1.pri, whole genome shotgun sequence DNA encodes these proteins:
- the slc13a1 gene encoding solute carrier family 13 member 1, with amino-acid sequence MMRAFTGAVWSFRSLFIIILTPLLMLPLPLVINTKVAQCAYTLVLMAVFWMTEALPLSVTALLPALLFPLFGIMKSSAVATMYFKDFHLLLLGVICLATSIEKWGLHRRIALRLVTMVGVNPGMLMLGFMVGCAFLSMWLSNTSTVAMVMPIAEAVMQQVMSAEGQVSSQQDRQQPALKGICNLALQLEGDAEKQCEKAKDEKSTEAVIKEVFITVPEEDHSTEALPSSPLHSNYRTHRDQMMCKSLSLAIAYSANIGGLATLPGTSSNLIFAEYMHQFYPECKSINFGNWFIFCLPVCIIVLCLAWIWMHWLFLGTNFCSSLSSRRGPTEREIAAGKHIKDQYNALGSMSRQEMITLVIFMLMAVLWFVREPGFMPGWASLFPDYPGYATDATVALLLGMLFFIIPAKRPTGDNYDTMISWKEFQACMPWEICLLVGGGFALAEGTKVSGLSTWVAELMTPLGNLPVLVIVTIACLIVTSITEVASNPATITIFLPILAPLAEAINVNPLYMLIPATLSVSFSFLLPVSNPPNAIVFAYGHVKIMDMVKAGLGLNVIGVLSVLLAISTWGRPIFVLDTYPDWAPTFGTTNTTGF; translated from the exons ATGATGAGGGCGTTTACTGGAGCAGTATGGAGCTTTCGCAGTCTGTTCATCATCATTCTCACACCACTATTAATGCTACCGCTTCCCCTAGTCATCAACACAAAG GTGGCTCAATGTGCCTATACGCTGGTGCTGATGGCAGTGTTCTGGATGACGGAGGCATTGCCTCTGTCTGTGACGGCCCTTCTTCCAGCActcctctttcctctcttcGGCATTATGAAATCCTCAGCG GTTGCAACAATGTATTTTAAAGATTTCCACTTACTCCTGCTTGGAGTCATCTGTCTCGCAACCTCGATTGAGAAGTGGGGTCTGCACCGGCGAATTGCTCTCAGGCTGGTCACTATGGTTGGAGTAAACCCTGGCAT GTTGATGCTGGGCTTCATGGTAGGCTGTGCTTTCCTCTCCATGTGGCTGAGTAACACCTCCACAGTGGCCATGGTGATGCCGATAGCAGAGGCCGTGATGCAGCAGGTCATGAGTGCAGAGGGCCAGGTCAGCAGCCAGCAGGATAGACAGCAGCCAGCACTGAAAGGCATCTGCAATCTTGCGCTCCAGCTGGAAGGAG ATGCTGAGAAACAGTGTGAAAAAGCCAAGGATGAGAAAAG CACAGAGGCAGTGATTAAGGAAGTTTTTATTACTGTCCCCGAGGAGGATCATTCCACAGag GCTCTGCCAAGTTCTCCATTACACTCGAACTACAGAACACATCGAGATCAAATGATGTGTAAAAGTTTGTCTCTGGCCATTGCCTACTCTGCAAACATCGGTGGTCTGGCAACTCTGCCTGGAACATCTTCAAATCTTATCTTTGCTGAATATATGCATCA ATTTTACCCAGAATGCAAGTCCATCAATTTTGGAAACTGGTTTAttttctgtctgcctgtctgcatTATTGTCCTGTGTTTGGCTTGGATATGGATGCATTGGCTGTTTTTGGGCACTAA TTTCTGCTCCTCACTGTCCTCCCGAAGGGGTCctactgagagagagattgcagCAGGCAAGCATATCAAAGATCAATACAATGCACTGGGGAgcatgag cCGACAGGAGATGATCACTCTTGTTATTTTCATGCTGATGGCAGTGCTGTGGTTTGTGAGAGAGCCAGGCTTCATGCCAGGTTGGGCATCTCTGTTTCCTGA CTATCCAGGATATGCAACTGATGCCACTGTCGCTCTCCTTCTGGGCATGTTGTTCTTCATCATCCCTGCTAAGAGGCCCACTGGAGATAACTATG ATACTATGATATCATGGAAGGAATTCCAAGCCTGTATGCCGTGGGAGATCTGTCTACTCGTGGGAGGGGGTTTTGCACTAGCAGAGGGCACCAAG GTATCTGGTTTATCCACTTGGGTTGCAGAACTGATGACTCCATTGGGGAATCTCCCTGTATTGGTCATTGTCACTATTGCCTGTCTGATTGTCACGTCCATTACAGAAGTGGCTAGTAATCCAGCCACCATCACCATCTTCCTGCCCATACTTGCTCCACTG gctgaagccatcaacgTCAACCCCCTCTACATGCTGATACCAGCAACTCTTAGTGTGTCATTCTCCTTCTTGCTTCCTGTTTCCAATCCTCCAAATGCCATTGTCTTTGCATATGGGCATGTAAAAATCATGGATATG GTCAAAGCAGGACTGGGCTTGAATGTCATTGGTGTTCTTTCGGTGCTGTTGGCTATCAGTACTTGGGGAAGACCAATCTTTGTTCTGGATACTTATCCAGACTGGGCTCCTACCTTTGGCACGACAAACACAACTGGGTTCTAA